Part of the Labeo rohita strain BAU-BD-2019 unplaced genomic scaffold, IGBB_LRoh.1.0 scaffold_764, whole genome shotgun sequence genome, TATAGAAGTAGTGACTTATTTAGTAGTGACAATTTATGGAGCTTGTGTTGGACCTTTAGAACCACTAGTTTACTGTCTACATTATTTGGAACAGAAGcagatttttttgaaatttatttacataaatgctCACATAAACTAAATTATGTTGGCTACTGTGCCAAACTGAGTTACAACATGATCACAGTTTTGTGTCTCCAACAGAGTTCAGCACAAGAGGCCATGGAGAACATTGAGAAGGTCTTCGCTGAGCTCATCTGCTCTCTGGAGAAGAAACACTCTGAGATTAAAGAGCAGATCAGAGCTCAGGAGAAGACTGAGATAGATCGAGCAGAGGAACTTCACAAACATCTGGATCAAGAGCTGACAGAACTCAGAAAAAGACAAGCAGAGATTGAGAAACTTCTGATTAGTGATGATCAGATCAATTTTCTAAAGGTAATGATGCAAAAAGTTTGAGAATCTGTTCCAAACGAGGATTGGTagctaatgacagaattttcatttttgggtgaactatccctttaagtctgaATTATTTGTCTCATTTCAGAGCtgtcagtctgtgtgtgttttaccaAAATTTGAAGACATTCCCAGCATCACTCAACACAGTGATCTTtcttttaaagacatttcaaTCTCAGCATTAAGCGAGGTGTTGGAGGACGTCTGTCAACAGCAAACTTCCAGAATATTTCAAGAAGGtttgaattttttaatatattgtattgtCAGTCATAATCATATTTTCTGATGCTGATTCCAAGAATTGTGGATGTTTTGCTTGAGTATGTCAGAGTTTCTTAAAGAAATATGATGCAATTTGTagaatttgttttcttttagtaGCCATTTGTAAGGTGAAAAATTCTTGTATAGTCCATTAATAACCAGGAAAAACACCATAAAGACATGAATCTTGTTATTCTGTGAGCAGTTTACAACTATTAACTCAATTCTCAGCCCATCTTCACATGTATAATTGATTCTGAAGACATTATTTTATGCCTAATACTGATTTTAAAGTTAGAATTATGGGCAGTGAcaaaagaaaatggaaaatgagCCATATGTTTTCTGTTACATCATACATTCAAACagtgaaaattttgaaaaaCCTTACTTGAAAACTTGTTTTCATagttatttgacattaaattGAGTATTTGAACAAATTTTCCACTCCTTTGCTGAAGTTTTATACATGAATCTTTTGACTGcttttttaaagtgcattttaagaATCGTCTTTCTTGTTTTGTGAAAAAACTGGACATGATGGatgttttttattgatattttgtttttttattgatacTTCATgattaagttaataataataggtAAGGTAATAATAGgcgtatgtttttttttttagatttagttgTTGTGCAGGGCTGTAGGGCTGTGAAATGAGaggaataaagttttttttcttgttgtctCTTTAGTGTCACAAGTTCATGTTGTAAAGCCTCTAGAGCCAAAGACACCAGatgattttttgcagtgtaagtAAAGcaaacactcattcattcataagTGTCAGTGAATATGATCTGTTACAATGTGACCATTTGGGAaacaaagtgttttttgttcaatatttattttttgtccattCTTCCTTCTCAGATTTCTGTCAACTTAACCTGGATCTAAACACTGCACACAAAAGCCTCAAACTGTCAAAAGACAACAGGAAAATATCATGTTCAGATGTAGTCCAGCAATACCCTGATCACCCAGAGCGATTTGATTACTCTCCCTACATCATGTGTAGAGAGGGTTTGTGTGgtcgctgttactgggaggttgAGTGCAGTGGAAAGGACTGGGCTGTAGCAGTTTGTTATAAAGGATTTGGTCGTAAAGGAAACAGTGGTGCCTGTAACCttggttccaacaaaatatccTGGAGATTGTCCCACAACTGTTTCACTCATGACAAGAAGAAAGTCTCAATCCCTGCTCTCCGCTCCTCTAGAATAGGAGTGTATCTGGATCACAgagcaggaactctgtccttctacagcgtctctgacacaatgactCTACTACACagagtccagaccacattcactgaaCCACTCTACCCTGCATTTTATACTTCCATTAATTCATCTGTAAGGATCATAGAGCAGAGAGGAgagcttaaataaaatgttgataAAGATTTACATTCTGTTTCtgaattctttaaatatttatgtaaaaataatgtatttaaattgaaatgcAAATTTGATGTATGCATATGAAGACACTGCATGGGATACTGTTTCCCAGAATGCAATGCGCTCCATGTGGCATTTCATCTTCAAATGCCTGAGTGAGCTGGAGGCGGGGAATAgcaattataaatgtaacacatgtatatgtacatatatgaatatacatataaacttcaAACTGTCGCTGTATCTAAAAACAATAACGTTAGTAGGacataaattatactttaatgTCTACGGCACGTTCACCGATCAAGTAAAATGACGTCACCTTTATCTCTGTAGTGCTTCATACAGTAGAGATTgtttaaaagatattaaataataatattgcagaaatataatatataaataacatctataaataaaagtagtatTTCAGTTATGCAAACAGAATTCAGATTCCATTTAAACCAGCTCTAAAAAGAAATGGGGTCTATTTATCTAAGGACAAATATACCAATTTGTCGGCAGAGGCTGTTTACAATAATTTCAACCACCAATGCCTTGCTGTGATAAATAGCACTGCAAAAGACACGTTTTTCTGTAGTATCAGTGGCGCAGGGAGTAAAAGACATGATGTGTGTGCTTTTGACACGTTCGACCCGCGTTCAACTCCGCCTTTTGTCAAACTTGTGCTTCTCCTTTTCCCATCACATACCAgatcagaaaggcatttatcttaaataaaaataaagtaaatgtttgAAAAGTGGAAATAAAACGCCTAATTAATAATACAGTGTTATACTTAGCTGTAGGTTTAGGGAggtttttgtgccaataaggtGGTATTTAcctaataaaatttatatatgtgaTAATATACACTCAATAtgttattgcatactgttttataatgtactacagtaCTGAAGAATAAATATCTTCCACCTTACTACTATTTACATGCTAAAGAAATGCTGCTATTTTAGTGTAAACAGAATTTATCATTATTTGCAGTTCTGTCCAATATGTAGTGTCCAATATGTAGTTGATGAACTGTCCAAGTTCATCAACTATGAAATGAGTTCAATTGGGCAATATAGCATTGTTTACTAGTATGAAGCTTTAACAAGCCTTTGTAAAAAGAGCTGTtagcacatttatttgtaagGTAACCTCGAAAGCTGTGCTGAATTAATGTTAAGTTTTTGTCATGTGACAAGCATACTActactgaaaaatattttgcttatttcatgctgtttcacacactgttttaaaaaaaatagtaggcAGTATGTGTACTGGGCAGTAGGCAGTAAGCAGTAAGCAAGTGCCATTTTGAACACAGCCTCAGTATTTCGAACGAACCGTGGGTCACAGATGtattgtaacaaatgtattgctcattgttaatgtttgtgaatgcattaactaatgttaactaatgggaccttattgtaaagtgttaccatattgGCAAATAAAAATCAGTGCTGCATTGATGTTTTCTGTTATCTACTATCATTGGAAATCTTTTGAGGGCAATAAAATAGTAAttcaagtaattaaaataaaataaaaaaattcagtgaTGTATCAAACATTTCTGTAAATGAGAAACTGGTTAAaacaaatgtcttaatgattGTAATGATTTCCATTTTTACCTTAATGTAATCAGTTTAGGTCCTTTTCAATGGAAATTGTTTACTATAATTAAACACAATCAGGAAACACTGCTTATTTGatctatttatctgttttatgtgtgtttttgctaAATCTGACTTGTTTTGGAAGAGATTACACAAAactgaaagaaattatatattttttgacagatattttttctgttttctgtgtcTCCTTTACTTTccagttctttcttttttcttttccctctatcatttcttttccaCACAGAAAACAAGGAACTAGGAAGTGTGTGCCTACGTGTGGATTCTAGAGAAACGAAACTTCCCTGTTATACCAGTGATTCAAACTCTGCCTTTCGAACCACATTTTCTTACTTCTTGACTCTGTCGAAGCAGGTAAGAACTTTATAAAATCCATAGAACGCTTTTGATGATGTAcctgttttaaaaaacagtgtTCATTTATTTCTCTGCTTGCTACTAAACACAGATACTCtgttttccagttttatttGTTACTTGTAGGCAACATAGTTTAAAATGGaaagaataaattaacaaaatctGTTCACCTTGCATTAATTCTAAt contains:
- the LOC127161895 gene encoding E3 ubiquitin/ISG15 ligase TRIM25-like; the protein is MDKSAASQYEDQFSCSVCLDRLKEPVTIPCGHSYCMSCITDCWEQKEQEPPYRCPQCRESFSQRPLLKKNTLIAEMMETLQKTSLQTAAVECDVCTTEKNRAVKSCLQCLASFCQTHLQLHYQSPAFMKHKLVEASRNIQENICLNHGKLLEMYCQDDRQCICCMCTDNHKGHSVVYVDSEWTSKKKELEEIKVVCRKLIQEREKSQQELSDAAKVLKSSAQEAMENIEKVFAELICSLEKKHSEIKEQIRAQEKTEIDRAEELHKHLDQELTELRKRQAEIEKLLISDDQINFLKSCQSVCVLPKFEDIPSITQHSDLSFKDISISALSEVLEDVCQQQTSRIFQEVSQVHVVKPLEPKTPDDFLQYFCQLNLDLNTAHKSLKLSKDNRKISCSDVVQQYPDHPERFDYSPYIMCREGLCGRCYWEVECSGKDWAVAVCYKGFGRKGNSGACNLGSNKISWRLSHNCFTHDKKKVSIPALRSSRIGVYLDHRAGTLSFYSVSDTMTLLHRVQTTFTEPLYPAFYTSINSSVRIIEQRGELK